AAAGAACGGAGCGTAGAAAAATAGGGACACTGCAAATACAAGAGCAAAGTAAGAAATGGCTTGCTGGGTGCCCTCTGCATAGTTGATGGCACTGTTCGTTGCGAAAATGAGCGCGAATACGATACCAAAAGCAAGACCACCATAAAAGTTCTTCTTGCTTCGATTCATTTTGCTATGAGTATCATGTAATTCGACTTCATCAGAGTAGATCCCTAAATAAGTTGATCTGACTAAATAATAGATAGAGGCACCAAGCAGAATGAGAAATTCAGTTAATACGACTTGCAGAGATACTTCGATTGTCAAATATTTCACTACTACTGAGACTAGCGCGATCAGCATAACAAGATGATACATTTCTCGATAAATTTTATTTTGCATATTCGTTACACGTTCATCGACAGGCTTCTTCTTCCATAACATCAAATCAAACACCTCCAAAATTTGTATACTGTTTATTA
Above is a genomic segment from Bacillus sp. FJAT-45037 containing:
- a CDS encoding DUF6773 family protein, whose amino-acid sequence is MLWKKKPVDERVTNMQNKIYREMYHLVMLIALVSVVVKYLTIEVSLQVVLTEFLILLGASIYYLVRSTYLGIYSDEVELHDTHSKMNRSKKNFYGGLAFGIVFALIFATNSAINYAEGTQQAISYFALVFAVSLFFYAPFFILFTWVTHTAAKKKSDQINQQQLDENKGK